From a region of the Sorex araneus isolate mSorAra2 chromosome 10, mSorAra2.pri, whole genome shotgun sequence genome:
- the BNIP2 gene encoding BCL2/adenovirus E1B 19 kDa protein-interacting protein 2 isoform X3 has translation MEGVELKEEWQDEDFPIPLPEDDSIEVDILAVTGPESQPASLEVNGNKVRKKLVAPDISLTLDPADDSVLSDDLEESGEIDLDGLDTPSENSNEFEWEDDLPKPKTTEVIRKGSITEYTAAEEKEDGRRWRMFRIGEQDHRVDMKAIEPYKKVISHGGYYGDGLNAIVVFAVCFMPESSQPNYRYLMDNLFKYVIGTLELLVAENYMIVYLNGATTRRKMPSLGWLRKCYQQIDRRLRKNLKSLIIVHPSWFIRTLLAVTRPFIRVDQELNGKQDEPKSEQ, from the exons ATGGAAGGAGTGGAGCTTAAAGAAGAGTGGCAAGATGAAGATTTCCCAAT ACCTTTACCAGAAGATGACAGTATTGAAGTAGACATATTAGCTGTAACTGGACCGGAGAGCCAACCTG CTTCACTAGAAGTTAATGGAAATAAAGTAAGGAAGAAACTTGTAGCCCCAGATATCAGCTTGACGCTGGACCCTGCTGATGACTCTGTGTTGTCAGATGACCTGGAGGAGAGTGGGGAGATCGACCTGGACGGCCTGGACACCCCGTCTGAGAACAGCAATGAGTTTGAGTGGGAag ATGATCTTCCCAAACCCAAAACTACTGAAGTTATTAGGAAGGGGTCAATTACTGAATACACAGcagcagaagaaaaagaagatggacgGCGCTGGCGTATGTTTAGAATCGGAGAACAGGACCACAGGGTCGACATGAAGGCAATAGAGCCCTACAAGAAAGTTATCAGCCATGGAG GATATTATGGGGATGGATTAAATGCCATTGTTGTGTTTGCTGTTTGCTTTATGCCTGAAAGTAGTCAACCAAATTATAGGTACCTGATGGACAATCTCTTTAA GTATGTTATTGGCACTTTGGAGTTGTTAGTAGCAGAAAACTACATGATAGTTTATTTAAATGGTGCAACAACTCGAAGAAAGATGCCCAGTCTGGGGTGGCTCAGGAAATGCTATCAACAAATTGATAGAAG gTTACGGAAAAACCTGAAATCTCTAATCATTGTACATCCATCTTGGTTTATCAGGACTCTTTTGGCTGTTACAAGACCATTTATTAG AGTCGACCAAGAGCTTAATGGAAAGCAAGATGAACCAAAAAGTGAACAGTAA
- the BNIP2 gene encoding BCL2/adenovirus E1B 19 kDa protein-interacting protein 2 isoform X1 — protein sequence MEGVELKEEWQDEDFPIPLPEDDSIEVDILAVTGPESQPASLEVNGNKVRKKLVAPDISLTLDPADDSVLSDDLEESGEIDLDGLDTPSENSNEFEWEDDLPKPKTTEVIRKGSITEYTAAEEKEDGRRWRMFRIGEQDHRVDMKAIEPYKKVISHGGYYGDGLNAIVVFAVCFMPESSQPNYRYLMDNLFKYVIGTLELLVAENYMIVYLNGATTRRKMPSLGWLRKCYQQIDRRLRKNLKSLIIVHPSWFIRTLLAVTRPFISSKFSQKIRYVFNLAELAELVPMEYVGIPECIKQVDQELNGKQDEPKSEQ from the exons ATGGAAGGAGTGGAGCTTAAAGAAGAGTGGCAAGATGAAGATTTCCCAAT ACCTTTACCAGAAGATGACAGTATTGAAGTAGACATATTAGCTGTAACTGGACCGGAGAGCCAACCTG CTTCACTAGAAGTTAATGGAAATAAAGTAAGGAAGAAACTTGTAGCCCCAGATATCAGCTTGACGCTGGACCCTGCTGATGACTCTGTGTTGTCAGATGACCTGGAGGAGAGTGGGGAGATCGACCTGGACGGCCTGGACACCCCGTCTGAGAACAGCAATGAGTTTGAGTGGGAag ATGATCTTCCCAAACCCAAAACTACTGAAGTTATTAGGAAGGGGTCAATTACTGAATACACAGcagcagaagaaaaagaagatggacgGCGCTGGCGTATGTTTAGAATCGGAGAACAGGACCACAGGGTCGACATGAAGGCAATAGAGCCCTACAAGAAAGTTATCAGCCATGGAG GATATTATGGGGATGGATTAAATGCCATTGTTGTGTTTGCTGTTTGCTTTATGCCTGAAAGTAGTCAACCAAATTATAGGTACCTGATGGACAATCTCTTTAA GTATGTTATTGGCACTTTGGAGTTGTTAGTAGCAGAAAACTACATGATAGTTTATTTAAATGGTGCAACAACTCGAAGAAAGATGCCCAGTCTGGGGTGGCTCAGGAAATGCTATCAACAAATTGATAGAAG gTTACGGAAAAACCTGAAATCTCTAATCATTGTACATCCATCTTGGTTTATCAGGACTCTTTTGGCTGTTACAAGACCATTTATTAG CTCAAAATTCAGCCAAAAAATTAGATACGTCTTTAATCTGGCAGAACTAGCAGAACTTGTACCCATGGAATATGTTGGCATACCAGAATGCATAAAAca AGTCGACCAAGAGCTTAATGGAAAGCAAGATGAACCAAAAAGTGAACAGTAA
- the BNIP2 gene encoding BCL2/adenovirus E1B 19 kDa protein-interacting protein 2 isoform X4 has translation MEGVELKEEWQDEDFPIPLPEDDSIEVDILAVTGPESQPASLEVNGNKVRKKLVAPDISLTLDPADDSVLSDDLEESGEIDLDGLDTPSENSNEFEWEDDLPKPKTTEVIRKGSITEYTAAEEKEDGRRWRMFRIGEQDHRVDMKAIEPYKKVISHGGYYGDGLNAIVVFAVCFMPESSQPNYRYLMDNLFKYVIGTLELLVAENYMIVYLNGATTRRKMPSLGWLRKCYQQIDRRLRKNLKSLIIVHPSWFIRTLLAVTRPFISSKFSQKIRYVFNLAELAELVPMEYVGIPECIKQYEEEKLKKKQKQKRVDQELNGKQDEPKSEQ, from the exons ATGGAAGGAGTGGAGCTTAAAGAAGAGTGGCAAGATGAAGATTTCCCAAT ACCTTTACCAGAAGATGACAGTATTGAAGTAGACATATTAGCTGTAACTGGACCGGAGAGCCAACCTG CTTCACTAGAAGTTAATGGAAATAAAGTAAGGAAGAAACTTGTAGCCCCAGATATCAGCTTGACGCTGGACCCTGCTGATGACTCTGTGTTGTCAGATGACCTGGAGGAGAGTGGGGAGATCGACCTGGACGGCCTGGACACCCCGTCTGAGAACAGCAATGAGTTTGAGTGGGAag ATGATCTTCCCAAACCCAAAACTACTGAAGTTATTAGGAAGGGGTCAATTACTGAATACACAGcagcagaagaaaaagaagatggacgGCGCTGGCGTATGTTTAGAATCGGAGAACAGGACCACAGGGTCGACATGAAGGCAATAGAGCCCTACAAGAAAGTTATCAGCCATGGAG GATATTATGGGGATGGATTAAATGCCATTGTTGTGTTTGCTGTTTGCTTTATGCCTGAAAGTAGTCAACCAAATTATAGGTACCTGATGGACAATCTCTTTAA GTATGTTATTGGCACTTTGGAGTTGTTAGTAGCAGAAAACTACATGATAGTTTATTTAAATGGTGCAACAACTCGAAGAAAGATGCCCAGTCTGGGGTGGCTCAGGAAATGCTATCAACAAATTGATAGAAG gTTACGGAAAAACCTGAAATCTCTAATCATTGTACATCCATCTTGGTTTATCAGGACTCTTTTGGCTGTTACAAGACCATTTATTAG CTCAAAATTCAGCCAAAAAATTAGATACGTCTTTAATCTGGCAGAACTAGCAGAACTTGTACCCATGGAATATGTTGGCATACCAGAATGCATAAAAca GTATgaagaagaaaagttaaaaaagaaacaaaaacaaaaaag AGTCGACCAAGAGCTTAATGGAAAGCAAGATGAACCAAAAAGTGAACAGTAA
- the BNIP2 gene encoding BCL2/adenovirus E1B 19 kDa protein-interacting protein 2 isoform X2 yields MEGVELKEEWQDEDFPIPLPEDDSIEVDILAVTGPESQPASLEVNGNKVRKKLVAPDISLTLDPADDSVLSDDLEESGEIDLDGLDTPSENSNEFEWEDDLPKPKTTEVIRKGSITEYTAAEEKEDGRRWRMFRIGEQDHRVDMKAIEPYKKVISHGGYYGDGLNAIVVFAVCFMPESSQPNYRYLMDNLFKYVIGTLELLVAENYMIVYLNGATTRRKMPSLGWLRKCYQQIDRRLRKNLKSLIIVHPSWFIRTLLAVTRPFISSKFSQKIRYVFNLAELAELVPMEYVGIPECIKQYVSFFFLFNCTGS; encoded by the exons ATGGAAGGAGTGGAGCTTAAAGAAGAGTGGCAAGATGAAGATTTCCCAAT ACCTTTACCAGAAGATGACAGTATTGAAGTAGACATATTAGCTGTAACTGGACCGGAGAGCCAACCTG CTTCACTAGAAGTTAATGGAAATAAAGTAAGGAAGAAACTTGTAGCCCCAGATATCAGCTTGACGCTGGACCCTGCTGATGACTCTGTGTTGTCAGATGACCTGGAGGAGAGTGGGGAGATCGACCTGGACGGCCTGGACACCCCGTCTGAGAACAGCAATGAGTTTGAGTGGGAag ATGATCTTCCCAAACCCAAAACTACTGAAGTTATTAGGAAGGGGTCAATTACTGAATACACAGcagcagaagaaaaagaagatggacgGCGCTGGCGTATGTTTAGAATCGGAGAACAGGACCACAGGGTCGACATGAAGGCAATAGAGCCCTACAAGAAAGTTATCAGCCATGGAG GATATTATGGGGATGGATTAAATGCCATTGTTGTGTTTGCTGTTTGCTTTATGCCTGAAAGTAGTCAACCAAATTATAGGTACCTGATGGACAATCTCTTTAA GTATGTTATTGGCACTTTGGAGTTGTTAGTAGCAGAAAACTACATGATAGTTTATTTAAATGGTGCAACAACTCGAAGAAAGATGCCCAGTCTGGGGTGGCTCAGGAAATGCTATCAACAAATTGATAGAAG gTTACGGAAAAACCTGAAATCTCTAATCATTGTACATCCATCTTGGTTTATCAGGACTCTTTTGGCTGTTACAAGACCATTTATTAG CTCAAAATTCAGCCAAAAAATTAGATACGTCTTTAATCTGGCAGAACTAGCAGAACTTGTACCCATGGAATATGTTGGCATACCAGAATGCATAAAAcagtatgtttcttttttttttttatttaattgtactGGATCTTAA